In the genome of Methylophaga nitratireducenticrescens, one region contains:
- the grpE gene encoding nucleotide exchange factor GrpE, producing the protein MSNEEIEKSTAESEPVETSSETAESAQQAESEADVVKQLEDARNKADEHWNELLRARADLENMRRRHSRDLENAHKHALDKFVTELLPICDSLELGLDAAKNEDAKLETVRDGMEMTLKMFMSSIGKFGLEQLDPEGEAFDPDLHQAMAMQPEEGVEANHVLKVMQKGYRFNGRLLRPAMVVVSQ; encoded by the coding sequence ATGAGCAACGAAGAAATCGAAAAATCGACGGCGGAATCTGAGCCGGTCGAAACCTCATCCGAAACAGCTGAGTCAGCTCAGCAAGCGGAATCTGAAGCAGATGTTGTAAAACAGCTGGAAGATGCACGTAACAAAGCCGATGAACATTGGAACGAATTGCTGCGTGCCAGAGCGGATCTGGAAAATATGCGTCGCAGACACAGTCGTGATCTGGAAAACGCCCACAAACATGCGCTGGACAAGTTCGTAACAGAGCTGTTGCCTATCTGCGACAGCCTGGAACTTGGTCTTGACGCAGCAAAAAATGAAGATGCCAAGCTTGAAACTGTTCGGGATGGCATGGAAATGACACTTAAAATGTTCATGAGCTCGATCGGGAAATTCGGCCTGGAGCAGCTTGATCCGGAAGGTGAGGCTTTTGATCCTGACCTGCATCAGGCGATGGCGATGCAGCCTGAAGAAGGCGTAGAAGCTAACCATGTATTGAAAGTCATGCAGAAAGGTTATCGATTTAATGGGCGTCTGCTACGTCCGGCGATGGTAGTGGTCTCTCAATAA
- the dnaK gene encoding molecular chaperone DnaK, whose protein sequence is MGRIIGIDLGTTNSCVAVMEDGKARVIENSEGDRTTPSIVAFNKDNEVMVGQSAKRQAVTNAKNTLYAIKRLIGRKFKDDVVQRDIDMVPYKIVEADNGDAWVEANGKKMAPPEISARVLMKMKKTAEEFLGEEVTQAVVTVPAYFNDSQRQATKDAGKIAGLEVKRIINEPTAAALAYGMDKKRGDSTVVVYDLGGGTFDVSIIEIADIEGEHQFEVLATNGDTFLGGEDFDQRIIDYLVAEFKKDQGVDLSKDPLALQRLKDAAEKAKIELSSSSQTDINLPYITADASGPKHMEIRLTRAKLESLVEDLISRSMEPCKMALKDAGLKLSDINDVILVGGQTRMPKVQEAVKEMFGKEPRRDVNPDEAVAVGAAIQAAVLAGDVKDVLLLDVTPLSLGIETMGGVMTKLVEKNTTIPTKANQVFSTADDNQPAVTIHVLQGEREIASANKSLGRFDLADIPPAPRGTPQIEVTFDIDANGILNVSAKDKATGKEQSIVIKASSGLSDDEVEQMVKDAEAHADEDRKFHELVTVRNQADGLIHATNKSLTDLGDKVEADEKAKIEAAIEELQQALKGEDKADIEAKTAALSEAAGTLAERAYAENAEAGESAATDDSAAQNDDVVDAEFEEVDDGNKNS, encoded by the coding sequence ATGGGTAGAATTATTGGTATTGACTTGGGTACGACCAACTCATGTGTAGCGGTGATGGAAGACGGTAAAGCCCGTGTCATCGAAAACAGTGAAGGCGATCGCACAACCCCGTCAATTGTTGCATTTAACAAAGATAACGAAGTGATGGTAGGTCAATCTGCCAAACGTCAGGCTGTTACTAACGCTAAAAACACGTTGTATGCAATCAAGCGTTTGATTGGCCGTAAATTCAAAGACGATGTTGTTCAGCGCGATATCGATATGGTGCCGTATAAAATCGTTGAAGCCGATAATGGCGATGCCTGGGTAGAAGCCAACGGCAAAAAAATGGCGCCACCAGAAATTTCAGCGCGCGTTTTGATGAAAATGAAAAAAACCGCTGAAGAATTTTTGGGTGAAGAAGTCACTCAAGCGGTTGTTACCGTTCCGGCTTATTTCAATGACTCACAACGTCAAGCCACTAAAGATGCGGGCAAGATTGCCGGTCTGGAAGTCAAACGTATCATCAACGAACCAACCGCTGCAGCTCTGGCTTATGGCATGGACAAAAAACGTGGTGATTCCACCGTTGTTGTATACGATTTGGGTGGTGGTACGTTTGACGTATCGATCATTGAAATTGCTGATATTGAAGGTGAGCATCAGTTTGAAGTACTGGCTACCAACGGTGATACATTCCTGGGTGGTGAAGACTTTGACCAACGCATCATTGATTATCTGGTTGCTGAATTCAAAAAAGACCAGGGCGTTGATCTGAGTAAAGATCCATTGGCCTTGCAACGTTTGAAAGATGCTGCCGAGAAAGCCAAAATTGAGTTGTCTTCCAGCTCTCAAACGGACATTAATCTGCCTTACATTACTGCAGATGCCAGTGGTCCTAAACATATGGAAATCCGTTTGACCCGTGCCAAGCTGGAATCATTGGTAGAAGACTTGATTTCACGCAGTATGGAACCATGCAAAATGGCATTGAAAGATGCTGGCCTGAAATTGTCTGACATTAATGATGTCATTCTGGTTGGTGGTCAGACCCGCATGCCGAAAGTGCAGGAAGCGGTTAAAGAAATGTTTGGTAAAGAACCACGCCGTGACGTGAACCCGGATGAAGCGGTTGCCGTTGGTGCTGCAATTCAGGCTGCGGTGTTGGCTGGTGATGTGAAAGACGTATTGTTGCTGGACGTTACCCCATTAAGTCTGGGTATCGAAACCATGGGCGGCGTAATGACCAAACTGGTTGAGAAAAACACCACCATCCCAACTAAAGCGAATCAGGTGTTTTCGACAGCAGATGATAATCAGCCGGCCGTTACTATCCATGTATTGCAGGGTGAACGTGAAATTGCCTCAGCCAATAAATCACTGGGACGTTTTGATTTAGCGGATATTCCACCTGCTCCACGTGGTACACCACAAATCGAAGTCACCTTTGATATTGACGCTAACGGTATTCTGAACGTGTCTGCTAAAGATAAAGCGACAGGTAAAGAGCAGTCGATTGTGATTAAAGCTTCCAGCGGTCTGTCTGACGATGAAGTCGAACAAATGGTTAAAGATGCTGAAGCGCATGCTGATGAAGACCGTAAGTTCCATGAACTGGTCACAGTACGCAACCAGGCAGATGGTTTGATTCATGCGACCAACAAATCACTGACTGATCTGGGTGATAAAGTGGAAGCGGATGAAAAAGCCAAGATTGAAGCGGCCATTGAAGAGTTACAACAGGCTCTGAAAGGTGAAGATAAAGCGGATATCGAAGCCAAAACTGCTGCGTTGTCAGAAGCTGCCGGCACGCTGGCTGAACGTGCGTATGCTGAAAATGCAGAAGCAGGTGAAAGTGCCGCAACTGATGACTCAGCAGCACAAAACGATGATGTGGTAGATGCCGAATTTGAAGAAGTCGATGACGGCAATAAAAATTCATAA
- the dnaJ gene encoding molecular chaperone DnaJ, with protein sequence MAKQDYYELLGVSRTATEAEIKKAYRRMAMKYHPDRNPDDATAEARFKEAKEAYEILSDSQKRAAYDQFGHAGVDNSNGGGGFRSSGGFSDIFGDVFNDIFGGGGPGGQSFRGADLRYRLDLTLEEAVAGTTAKIRIPVNVECKTCNGSGAKPGTQPVTCTTCGGHGQVRIQQGFFTVQQACPHCRGTGQMIQDPCHDCHGQGVVQEHKTLSVKVPAGVNTGDRIRLAGEGEAGSRGAPAGDLYVEVAVKRHDVFTRDGNNLFADVPISFTTACLGGELEVPTLQGKAVLKVPEGTQTGQQFKMRGKGVKSVRTGEVGDLMCRVIIETPVKLSKKQKELLQEFAETMEGSGATHSPKHESWLDAVKRFFE encoded by the coding sequence ATGGCCAAACAAGACTATTACGAACTACTTGGTGTATCGCGCACTGCGACAGAAGCTGAAATCAAAAAAGCCTATCGTCGTATGGCGATGAAATATCATCCTGATCGTAATCCGGATGATGCAACTGCTGAAGCCAGGTTTAAAGAGGCTAAAGAAGCTTACGAAATTCTGTCTGATTCCCAAAAACGTGCCGCTTATGATCAATTTGGTCATGCTGGAGTAGATAACAGTAATGGCGGTGGTGGGTTCAGAAGCTCCGGCGGTTTCAGCGATATTTTTGGCGATGTATTTAATGATATTTTCGGCGGTGGCGGTCCGGGTGGACAAAGCTTCCGTGGTGCCGATTTACGCTATCGCCTGGATCTGACGCTGGAAGAAGCAGTCGCCGGTACCACAGCAAAAATACGCATTCCGGTGAATGTGGAGTGTAAAACCTGTAATGGTTCCGGTGCCAAACCTGGCACACAACCCGTTACCTGTACGACCTGTGGCGGACATGGTCAGGTGCGTATCCAACAAGGCTTTTTCACTGTTCAGCAAGCCTGTCCACATTGTCGTGGAACGGGTCAGATGATTCAGGATCCTTGTCATGATTGTCATGGTCAAGGCGTCGTACAAGAGCATAAAACGCTGTCGGTTAAAGTTCCCGCCGGTGTTAATACGGGTGATCGCATTCGTCTTGCTGGTGAAGGTGAAGCCGGAAGCCGTGGTGCCCCAGCCGGTGATTTATATGTCGAAGTTGCGGTTAAACGTCACGATGTATTTACCCGTGATGGTAATAACCTGTTTGCCGATGTACCAATCAGTTTCACCACCGCCTGCCTGGGCGGAGAACTGGAAGTTCCCACATTGCAGGGTAAAGCCGTGCTGAAAGTGCCTGAAGGTACGCAAACTGGCCAGCAATTCAAGATGCGCGGTAAAGGTGTCAAATCAGTCCGTACCGGTGAAGTTGGCGATTTAATGTGTCGCGTGATTATTGAAACGCCGGTTAAATTATCGAAAAAACAAAAAGAGTTGTTGCAGGAGTTTGCCGAAACAATGGAAGGTTCCGGGGCAACCCACAGTCCAAAACACGAATCGTGGCTTGATGCTGTAAAACGTTTTTTTGAATAA
- the dapB gene encoding 4-hydroxy-tetrahydrodipicolinate reductase, with amino-acid sequence MAINIAINGAAGRMGRCLIQAVAETDGLELSAAIDRPESSLIGVDAGELAGVGKLGVVLSADLEQATQQSDVIIDFTIPEATMALLPLCAENQCRPVIGTTGFDEAQKQIIQQTADRIATLLAPNMSVGVNLSLKLLDMAARVLGDSVDIEIIEAHHRHKVDAPSGTALRMGEVVADALGRDLKECAIYGREGRTGERDRNTIGFATVRAGDIVGDHTVLFAAEGERVEITHKASSRMTFAYGAMRASKWLMQQQTGLFDMQDVLDLRN; translated from the coding sequence ATGGCTATTAATATTGCTATTAACGGTGCTGCGGGCCGCATGGGCCGTTGCCTGATTCAAGCCGTCGCTGAAACAGATGGTTTGGAGCTATCCGCTGCTATTGATCGACCGGAATCGTCTTTGATTGGTGTGGATGCCGGCGAATTGGCAGGAGTCGGTAAATTAGGCGTGGTGTTGTCAGCAGATCTTGAGCAGGCAACTCAGCAATCGGATGTGATCATAGACTTCACTATCCCTGAGGCCACCATGGCACTTTTGCCATTATGTGCAGAGAACCAGTGCCGCCCGGTAATTGGTACAACAGGTTTTGATGAAGCGCAAAAACAGATTATTCAACAAACAGCCGATCGCATTGCCACCTTACTAGCGCCCAATATGAGCGTTGGGGTGAATCTTTCCCTGAAATTGCTCGACATGGCTGCCCGGGTTTTAGGTGATAGCGTTGATATTGAGATTATTGAAGCTCATCACCGTCACAAAGTGGATGCGCCTTCCGGTACTGCCCTAAGAATGGGTGAAGTGGTTGCAGATGCTTTGGGCCGCGATTTAAAAGAGTGTGCTATTTATGGTCGTGAAGGACGTACCGGCGAACGCGATCGTAATACCATTGGTTTTGCGACAGTCCGTGCCGGAGATATCGTCGGCGATCACACAGTATTATTTGCTGCCGAAGGCGAACGGGTGGAAATTACCCATAAAGCATCAAGCAGAATGACCTTTGCCTACGGCGCTATGCGTGCATCGAAATGGCTGATGCAACAGCAAACCGGTCTGTTTGATATGCAGGACGTGTTAGATCTGCGGAATTAA
- a CDS encoding tetratricopeptide repeat protein, translated as MHKMLFIMASLVMFLSACSTTPVSQRPAVESRDVPASSPTTESAQTSPVPSQQANPQAMPLPPGESTGTDIPTTKPAPAPTNPAVLALLSDAEKYQQQGNMSAAQSRLQRAQRIAPSDPKVYYQLAKAHYELEDFRLAEQVALKGVSYAKGDNTEQKRFWLLLADIRTKKGDKAGAKAAREQAARY; from the coding sequence ATGCACAAAATGCTTTTTATTATGGCCAGCCTGGTCATGTTTTTATCTGCCTGTAGTACCACACCGGTCAGCCAAAGACCTGCGGTAGAGAGCAGAGATGTACCCGCATCGTCACCAACAACTGAATCAGCACAAACCAGTCCTGTGCCAAGCCAGCAGGCTAATCCACAAGCCATGCCACTTCCACCGGGCGAATCGACAGGCACTGATATACCCACCACTAAACCCGCTCCAGCACCAACCAACCCTGCCGTGCTGGCATTATTAAGTGATGCAGAAAAATATCAACAACAGGGCAATATGTCGGCAGCGCAATCACGGTTGCAGCGCGCCCAACGTATCGCCCCCAGCGATCCAAAAGTCTATTATCAGTTAGCCAAAGCACACTATGAACTGGAAGATTTTCGCCTGGCGGAACAAGTCGCTTTAAAAGGCGTGTCATATGCAAAAGGCGATAACACCGAACAAAAACGCTTTTGGTTATTATTGGCGGATATTCGCACTAAAAAGGGCGATAAGGCTGGCGCCAAAGCAGCGCGCGAACAGGCCGCTCGCTATTAA
- the mrcB gene encoding penicillin-binding protein 1B, with translation MSKGTLFKLLFIILLLLGGATLYLDQQIRSQFEGKRWALPAKVFARPLELYVGAPVSLNDLKIELKALGYQFVDKVSAPGQVTFSASRATLSTRGFHFPDEHEPARQLILKFSGDSLSQIRSADQQSLTLIRLEPALIGGIYPLNNEDRDLIQLEEAPQAFIDALIAIEDRDFYDHFGISPKGIARATLANIRAGAFVQGGSTLTQQLIKNFYLTADRTLLRKMLELPMAMLLEFHYSKDEILEAYLNEVYLGQSGNRAIHGFGLGAAHYFSQPIQELKLHQLALLAGLVKGPSYYDPRRNPERAKTRRNLVLSVLHQQGSITDEEYMLASTAELDVVPSGSSMKEAYPAYIDLVKRQLRREYKDEDLGSEGLKIFTSLDPISQHKAEASLVSTIEDLGRTYGESLAKLQGSMVVTDPQTGEVLALIGDRNTRYQGFNRALDASRPIGSLVKPAVYLTALEQGYTLISELDDSPFSLTLPNQQTWSPKNYDGQTHGIVPMHEALTHSYNLSTAQLGMELGVEKVIDTLKRLGVDRPMDAYPSLLLGAQSLSTLEVASMYQTIAATGFQIPPRTIRTVTDSAGEPLSSYPFQLQQSIDEKPMFLLQYNLQQVTRSGTGRSIYQQLPININTAGKTGTSDQQRDSWFAGFTGNRLAVVWLGLDDNSPMPITGSSGALRAWTRYIAQEPLQSYEPAMPEGIEMLWIDPLSGKLADGLCENATQIPFISGTQPTETAACSTPEETFIENPIKRSIDWVKDIFR, from the coding sequence ATTTCTAAAGGCACACTGTTCAAGCTGCTGTTTATTATTCTGCTTTTGCTAGGTGGGGCAACACTGTATCTGGATCAGCAAATCCGCAGTCAGTTTGAGGGCAAACGCTGGGCTCTACCCGCTAAAGTCTTTGCCAGACCACTTGAGTTATATGTTGGCGCACCAGTGTCACTCAATGATTTAAAAATTGAACTAAAAGCGTTGGGCTATCAATTTGTTGATAAGGTCAGCGCACCAGGACAAGTCACTTTTTCTGCTTCACGGGCAACGCTTTCTACTCGCGGTTTTCACTTCCCAGACGAACATGAACCAGCCAGACAACTTATTTTAAAGTTCAGTGGTGACAGCTTAAGTCAGATCCGTTCGGCGGATCAGCAGTCACTCACATTAATCCGTCTTGAACCCGCCCTAATCGGCGGTATTTATCCACTTAATAATGAAGATAGAGATTTAATTCAGCTGGAAGAAGCGCCGCAGGCGTTTATTGATGCATTAATCGCGATTGAAGATCGGGATTTTTATGATCATTTTGGTATTTCACCTAAAGGCATTGCTCGTGCAACCTTAGCCAATATTCGTGCAGGGGCATTTGTGCAGGGAGGCAGCACCTTAACCCAGCAATTAATTAAAAACTTTTATCTGACAGCCGATCGTACTTTGCTACGCAAAATGCTGGAATTGCCAATGGCGATGCTCCTCGAATTTCATTACAGCAAAGACGAAATTCTCGAAGCCTATTTGAATGAGGTCTACCTGGGCCAATCCGGCAATCGTGCCATTCATGGCTTTGGTCTGGGTGCGGCACATTATTTTTCCCAGCCAATACAGGAACTCAAATTACATCAATTGGCGTTATTGGCCGGTCTGGTAAAAGGTCCATCCTATTATGATCCACGGCGTAATCCTGAGCGTGCCAAAACGCGACGGAATCTGGTGCTGAGTGTTTTGCATCAGCAAGGTTCTATAACCGATGAAGAATACATGCTGGCCTCAACGGCTGAACTGGATGTCGTTCCATCAGGCAGTTCGATGAAAGAGGCTTATCCGGCCTATATTGATTTAGTAAAACGGCAATTACGTCGAGAATATAAAGATGAAGATCTTGGCTCAGAAGGACTAAAGATTTTCACCAGTCTGGATCCTATCAGTCAGCATAAAGCAGAAGCTTCTCTGGTCAGCACCATTGAAGATTTAGGCAGAACCTATGGTGAAAGTCTGGCTAAACTTCAGGGCAGCATGGTGGTTACGGATCCACAAACAGGTGAAGTACTGGCGTTGATTGGCGATCGCAATACCCGCTATCAGGGTTTCAACCGTGCCTTAGATGCCAGTCGGCCGATTGGTTCGCTGGTAAAACCTGCTGTTTATCTTACCGCTTTGGAACAGGGGTATACCTTGATAAGTGAACTGGACGATTCACCTTTCAGCCTGACCTTACCCAACCAGCAAACCTGGTCCCCCAAAAATTATGATGGCCAAACCCATGGCATAGTCCCTATGCATGAAGCTTTGACGCATTCCTATAATCTGTCGACCGCGCAACTGGGGATGGAGCTGGGAGTAGAAAAAGTGATCGACACCCTGAAACGTCTCGGGGTTGATCGGCCTATGGATGCCTATCCGTCATTATTATTAGGTGCGCAGAGTTTATCGACACTGGAAGTTGCCAGTATGTATCAGACGATTGCCGCAACCGGGTTTCAGATTCCACCACGCACCATTCGTACTGTCACCGACAGTGCAGGTGAACCACTTTCCAGCTATCCATTTCAATTGCAGCAAAGTATTGATGAGAAACCCATGTTTTTGCTGCAATACAATTTGCAGCAGGTTACCCGCAGTGGTACCGGCCGTAGCATCTATCAACAGTTGCCGATTAATATCAATACTGCCGGCAAAACCGGAACATCGGATCAACAGCGTGACAGTTGGTTTGCCGGGTTTACCGGCAATCGTCTCGCTGTAGTCTGGCTGGGGTTGGATGATAATAGTCCGATGCCAATCACCGGCTCGAGTGGGGCCTTACGTGCCTGGACGCGGTATATTGCACAGGAACCATTACAATCCTACGAGCCGGCGATGCCTGAAGGTATTGAAATGCTCTGGATTGATCCGTTAAGCGGAAAACTTGCCGATGGTTTATGCGAGAATGCCACACAAATACCGTTTATCAGTGGCACACAACCGACAGAAACAGCTGCCTGTTCCACACCAGAAGAAACTTTTATCGAAAATCCCATCAAACGTTCAATCGATTGGGTCAAAGATATTTTCAGATAG
- a CDS encoding YjgN family protein codes for MSELRYDVMLSGQLLDGFNIEEVVQNLARLLAVTENAVSELFQQKNAIVLNGVDYEQAQRQQEKLQSAGAESYLIRHVRKEPRMPAMDQASKSDGLPPTQNVEIAAEIQPRQRAFFFSGQGAEYFRIWIVNIVLTIMTLGIYSAWAKVRNKQYFYANTQLDGASFNYQAVPLQILKGRLIAFAFFVVYIVATSLFPATGAIFGLLFIVLFPWLVVKSLAFNAFYSEYRNVRFGFDGQYNEAFKVYILWPILGLVTFSLLMPYAIYKQQCFLVRNMRYGDTAFEFEPQASAYYKIALAMVGIVFMTFLGVFLLATLLNREAVGILTMVLTVMMYLTLFVFFTVKTTNLRFNHATLSSHAFSANYTTPSYMWLVLSNTVAIVLTLGLFIPWAKVRVAAYKAVHTKMLVEGDLNQFSSAVSQRVGPLGEGVSDVFDMDVGF; via the coding sequence GTGTCAGAACTACGTTATGACGTGATGCTTAGTGGACAATTATTGGATGGATTCAATATTGAGGAAGTGGTACAAAATCTAGCGAGATTGCTTGCCGTAACAGAAAATGCTGTGAGCGAACTGTTTCAGCAGAAAAATGCGATTGTGTTGAACGGGGTGGATTACGAGCAAGCTCAGCGACAACAGGAAAAGTTGCAGAGTGCCGGTGCCGAATCCTACTTGATAAGGCATGTTAGAAAAGAACCGCGAATGCCGGCTATGGATCAGGCTTCAAAAAGCGATGGTTTGCCCCCAACGCAGAATGTTGAGATAGCTGCTGAAATACAGCCTCGACAAAGGGCATTTTTTTTCAGTGGTCAAGGTGCTGAATATTTCCGGATTTGGATAGTTAATATCGTGCTTACGATTATGACTTTGGGCATATATTCAGCCTGGGCCAAAGTCCGTAATAAACAGTACTTCTATGCAAACACCCAGCTTGATGGAGCAAGCTTTAACTATCAAGCCGTTCCATTACAGATTCTCAAAGGGCGACTGATAGCTTTTGCTTTTTTTGTGGTCTATATCGTTGCCACTTCACTTTTTCCGGCTACAGGCGCGATATTTGGTCTACTGTTTATCGTGTTATTTCCCTGGCTGGTCGTAAAATCACTGGCATTCAATGCTTTTTATAGTGAGTATCGCAATGTGCGGTTTGGGTTTGATGGCCAATATAATGAAGCCTTCAAGGTTTATATTCTCTGGCCGATTCTCGGTTTAGTGACGTTTTCTCTGCTGATGCCCTATGCCATTTATAAACAGCAGTGTTTTCTGGTGAGAAATATGCGCTACGGTGATACGGCATTTGAGTTCGAACCTCAAGCCAGCGCCTACTATAAAATTGCTTTGGCGATGGTTGGCATCGTTTTCATGACGTTCTTAGGTGTGTTTCTGCTGGCAACGCTTTTAAACCGCGAAGCCGTGGGAATTCTGACGATGGTGTTAACTGTGATGATGTATCTCACGTTGTTTGTATTTTTCACCGTAAAGACGACGAATTTACGGTTTAACCATGCCACACTTTCTTCTCATGCTTTTTCTGCCAACTACACCACACCGTCTTATATGTGGTTGGTTTTGAGTAATACTGTGGCGATTGTGCTCACCTTAGGCTTGTTTATTCCATGGGCAAAAGTTCGAGTGGCGGCGTATAAGGCAGTACATACTAAGATGCTGGTGGAGGGCGATTTGAATCAGTTTTCCAGTGCCGTCAGCCAGCGTGTGGGACCGTTGGGCGAAGGTGTCAGCGATGTGTTTGATATGGATGTCGGTTTTTAA
- a CDS encoding M48 family metallopeptidase, producing the protein MQPLWQRVRIDGLWYEEGVSRQRAAFLRHISEQDIEVVDRSDGTQLACCSLNDLKISSRLGNTSRQLYFQQGQKFESLDNEAIDQLLIAKGHGFSRFIHLLESRWQLVFLALILFVGFGYAMMQYGVPAAAKKMAFWLPSTISDKAANHTLRLLDETVLSPSELPQQQQDMLLAKFQSFTEQPDTPINIQFRHGGNFGANAFALPDGTIVFTDELVKLAERPEELMAVLLHEIGHVAHRHGTQSVMQSSLLVVMAMAFVGDTSGIAELFMGMPIVMMQNAYSRDFEREADRFALRYMHSNQIAGFHLADLLDRIELNIRCRAYFSLHAEDNLQSSLCETPGGLQQAQQKGWLIRQATEGTGWQSYLDSHPDNAERRAMLVNEVAE; encoded by the coding sequence ATGCAACCGCTTTGGCAACGTGTGCGGATCGATGGCCTCTGGTATGAAGAAGGTGTTTCCAGACAGCGCGCTGCCTTTTTACGACATATTTCCGAGCAGGATATTGAAGTTGTAGACAGGTCGGATGGCACTCAGTTGGCTTGCTGTTCACTGAATGACCTGAAAATTTCCTCACGTTTGGGTAACACCAGCCGCCAATTGTATTTTCAGCAGGGCCAGAAATTTGAAAGTCTGGATAATGAGGCCATCGATCAACTGCTTATTGCCAAAGGTCATGGCTTTTCCCGATTTATTCATCTGCTTGAAAGTCGCTGGCAACTGGTTTTCCTTGCGCTGATACTGTTTGTCGGGTTTGGCTACGCCATGATGCAGTATGGTGTGCCAGCTGCAGCAAAGAAAATGGCTTTTTGGTTACCCTCAACTATTTCTGATAAGGCGGCAAATCATACACTTCGTTTGTTGGATGAGACGGTTTTGTCCCCCTCAGAACTTCCTCAACAGCAACAAGACATGCTTTTAGCGAAGTTTCAGTCGTTTACTGAGCAACCCGATACACCGATAAATATCCAGTTTCGACATGGTGGTAATTTTGGTGCAAATGCGTTTGCTTTGCCGGATGGCACAATAGTATTCACGGATGAGCTGGTGAAACTGGCAGAGCGGCCAGAAGAGTTGATGGCGGTATTGCTGCACGAGATTGGCCATGTGGCTCATCGGCACGGAACCCAGTCGGTGATGCAGAGTTCATTGCTGGTGGTGATGGCAATGGCTTTTGTCGGTGACACATCAGGGATTGCTGAACTCTTTATGGGGATGCCTATTGTGATGATGCAGAATGCCTATTCAAGAGATTTTGAGCGCGAAGCGGATCGCTTTGCTTTGCGATATATGCACTCCAATCAGATAGCAGGCTTTCATTTGGCTGATCTATTGGATCGTATTGAACTCAATATCAGATGTCGTGCCTATTTTTCCTTACACGCTGAAGATAACTTGCAATCATCCCTGTGTGAAACTCCTGGAGGTTTACAACAGGCTCAACAGAAAGGCTGGCTTATTAGGCAAGCAACTGAGGGAACGGGTTGGCAAAGTTATCTTGATTCTCACCCTGATAATGCTGAGCGCAGAGCAATGTTGGTGAATGAAGTTGCTGAATAA
- a CDS encoding thioredoxin family protein yields MALETPVCDFGQAAIDFALPGTDNKIWTLEDCRGENGLLIMFICNHCPYVKAIMDRLIRDTNELKQLGINSVAISANDVADYPEDSFDNMKTVAEQNGFSFPYLYDESQEVAQAYGAVCTPDFFGYNKDLKLQYRGRLDASRKEAAPADVRRDLFEAMKQVAQTGHGPEQQIPSMGCSIKWRAA; encoded by the coding sequence ATGGCTTTAGAGACACCCGTCTGTGACTTTGGCCAAGCGGCTATAGACTTTGCCCTGCCGGGCACAGATAACAAAATCTGGACACTGGAAGACTGTCGTGGTGAGAATGGCTTATTAATCATGTTCATCTGTAATCATTGTCCTTATGTCAAAGCCATAATGGATAGACTGATCCGTGATACCAACGAACTCAAACAGCTGGGCATCAATTCTGTGGCAATATCTGCCAATGATGTCGCTGATTACCCAGAAGACTCTTTTGACAACATGAAAACGGTTGCCGAACAAAACGGGTTTTCTTTCCCTTATCTGTATGACGAAAGCCAAGAGGTTGCTCAAGCCTATGGCGCGGTGTGTACTCCTGATTTTTTTGGTTACAACAAAGATTTGAAGTTGCAATACCGTGGTCGCCTTGATGCCAGCCGCAAAGAAGCCGCTCCAGCGGACGTACGCCGTGATTTATTTGAAGCAATGAAACAAGTCGCACAAACCGGTCATGGTCCAGAACAACAGATACCCAGTATGGGCTGCTCCATCAAATGGCGGGCAGCTTAA